From Miscanthus floridulus cultivar M001 chromosome 15, ASM1932011v1, whole genome shotgun sequence, the proteins below share one genomic window:
- the LOC136507695 gene encoding uncharacterized protein, with protein MAGLATVVAEGTEWWPPATGVPGAYNLAITAVTRRGSRTAVAASSRSALPVAAGATATTRVLLLMARFTAGLPVLLAEHQAPHGVRDLLGLGALLEHAQPSNHLLDGDLVQIKEHLEGDSGLVQPFRDHLQQLLHYLSVGDVVAEGAEVGGKRGDADAELVDALPFLEGEIAEFPAELLRAGVARAFVADPQVLDHVPRLFHHALDGEGAPELGGNRAQKPGHRLSIVVVLIFVGVLGDAMVDGV; from the coding sequence atggccggaCTTGCCACAGTTGTTGCAGAGGGTACCGAGTGGTGGCCTCCCGCCACCGGCGTTCCCGGCGCCTACAATCTGGCCATCACGGCCGTCACGCGCCGAGGATCCCGCACCGCCGTGGCTGCGTCCTCACGGTCGGCGCTTCCCGTGGCTGCTGGGGCCACCGCTACCACCAGAGTTCTCCTGCTCATGGCGCGCTTTACGGCGGGCCTCCCAGTCCTCCTCGCAGAGCATCAGGCGCCCCATGGCGTCCGTGACCTCCTTGGGCTTGGCGCGCTCCTTGAACACGCGCAGCCGTCCAACCACCTCCTCGATGGTGACCTTGTTCAGATCAAGGAACATCTCGAGGGAGACAGCGGCTTGGTTCAGCCTTTCAGGGACCACCTGCAGCAGCTTCTTCACTACCTCAGCGTCGGTGATGTTGTCGCCGAGGGAGCGGAGGTTGGTGGCAAGCGCGGTGATGCGGATGCCGAACTCGTTGACGCTCTCCCCTTCCTTGAAGGAGAGATTGCCGAATTCCCGGCGGAGCTGCTGCGCGCTGGCGTCGCGCGCGCGTTCGTCGCCGATCCACAAGTTCTTGACCACGTCCCACGCCTCTTTCACCATGCGCTTGACGGCGAGGGTGCTCCAGAGCTCGGAGGGAACCGAGCACAGAAGCCCGGCCATCGCCTGTCGATCGTCGTGGTACTCATCTTCGTCGGGGTCCTCGGCGATGCCATGGTGGACGGCGTTTAA